GCAAGACCAGCTTACCGGGCCACAGTGTTGAAAGAGGAGTCCATCTTGTGTTTGGACATGGGTTTAAGCAAGTTACGGCGAAAGTCCCAGATGTTGGCGGTTTCCCGGTTAACAGTCACAATGATCGTAGAGTGGGTGGGGCTCCACTTGGCCCAGTGCACTGGGGTCATCTCGTCTAGCAGTTCGAGGAGAGGTCGCGTTATGCCATCAATCCAAATGCGCACAAACCTGCAGAATAGATACTGTCTTTAGCAACCCTTCATGGGGGCAACTGCCTACCAATCGTTGCCGCAGGTGAGGAAGAGTTTGGGAGACCAAGGTGAGAACTCCATTACGGTAACACCACCGTCGTGACAGCGCAGAACCTCCAAGTACTGGTGCTGATAGTTTATAGAACACTTGTGGATGCAGCCCTCATCGGTCAGTACGTAGTAAATGTCCTTGTGCAGCGGATGTGTGGTGATGCTCAGGCCCTGCGGGTGGCGGTTAGACTCGCAGGGAATACGCGACGAGGGGTGGACGAAAATGCCCTCAGGATGCCCCTCGATTCGCTCCAGAATCATTTGGGTAAAACCAAGCAGGAAGGGACTTTTGATAATCCGGAAGCGGGTGACGGAGCCATCCTGGGAGAGGCTCAAGAACGGATCGATGTCCGCTTCGTGATCGTCGTTCGAAACTTGTTTGATCCAGCGGATGGCAACCACCGGCGAGGAGCCTGGCGAGGTGCTGCGCTGAGAGACCGCAACGGGTGTGTCCTGCAAACTGCTCACATCCCGCACCTCGACGCTGCCGTCGTACAGACCAATGGCGAGCAAGGATGGCAAGAATGGCGAGAAACTGATTGCTGTTACTGGCACATCATAGTAGTACGCGCGCTCCGGCTCGCCTGGATTCTTAATGCTCCAAAGAAAAACGCTGCCGGAGGTCGGTACGTGCTGTGAGGAAAAGGAGTACAGTCCGTAGCCTACAGCCAGGATGTCACCATTGCTGCGGCAGAAATCTATGTCGCTGACGGCCTTGCGCTCGGCTTTGCTAGGCTCCGGTATCAGTCGGAAGAGCAAGTTCATAGAGTAGACGTACTCGGCCTCCGCGTTCCAGCGTTCCACCTGGTCGAAGTTACGGAAGCGTCGTAACCCCGCCTCGTTTGTGTTGCTCGAGAGCGTGCGGCCCATGTACATGATGGCGTTGCGGAACTCGGGGTTCCGGAACAGCCGTTCTATTTGCGCGGTGACCTTGTCTTTCTCGGCAACGGCGTCGTCGTCCTCAAAGGTATCAGCATCCTCCGTCTGAGCGAGGGCCGCGGCCAGATCCTTTACCGAACTCATTGTGGATGTTGCGAACCCCTTGGTGATATTGTTCAGCGTGTCGTACATCTCGAAGTTGGAAACGTATGAGCTGACGGTGGCCTTGGTTATGAGGATGGTGTTGACCGCCCTAGTGGTGAAGAGCAGAGTATCCGTCTGAGCATCATTGTCGGAGCGCCGGCGAATTTTGCCTTTGCCTACTGTCAGATACTCGTAGTTTCGGTTGTCGCGCTCCGCGTCGTCGCCCTCGGGCGATCCCTTGGCCACCGTCGTCTGCGTCTGGCTGTGAATTTCGAAGAAGTCAGACTTGCGTAGGGTAATCTTCAAAAAGGACTTGGTGTACGGCTTTGGCTCGTACGCCTCTTCGAGAGCCTCAATGGTGCTGTACGGTTCCCAGTTAATAGTTTCGTAAACAATCTAGAAGAGAATGGGGATTCCTGCAGGGATAATACAgcaatttttttataaacttaCCCCGTTCATCAGATCGTCAATGGACTGTTTGTTGCCGCCTATTCCGGCCCGAACACTGGACCGCGTCCGAGATCTGGTCGTAGACTTGCCTAGCATTGTAGTGAAGTTCGTCATTTGGTGCATGACATTCAGGTTGTACTTCATAAACTGCTCCACGTAAGCATCATCTTGGATCGGCTTGGGCGTCATATCAACCTCCTCGCCATCGACATTATCCATAACCTAATGGTAGGTTCAAATTAGATCTCGTAGAACATTTTCTGCAAAACCTTTTGGGTTCACCTTTATCTGAGATCGATACTGCAGATGTGCAAGTGTTTCCACATTGTAATAGTGGGTAGTATCTTTCTTCTTAGCCTTAGTTTCCTCGGCTTGTGCCTGAGTGACCACCACAGACTTCTTTTTGAGTTCGTTGTCCATGTTACTGGACTGCATGGGAAAGGGTGTTGGTTAGATGTAAGTGCAATTTAGATTCTCCAGCAGTCACTTACTTTAAAGATACTCCCATATTCTTGGCTAGTGACTGTATTTCTTACTGACGCAGACATGACTTGTATTTTGTTATGTATTCCTCTTGATTTCGTCCAATTTTGTAAAGTATATTTTGTGACTTGATTATTTTGGGGGGACAGGTTTCTTGTAATACATATGAATGCTGCTACAACTTCTTTTTAACAAACATAAGTTTCATGGTGTACTTAACTTTCTTTTAAgatttaaaatgtattcatcaaatgcaaatcaattgaattagGTAATATCCTGTATTATTTCAAGTTTTGAAAATAGTAAAATCGACATATATAAATGTTCCTACCAAAACGTTTTTACCTAACGGAATCATATTTTGGTAGTTGGCTTGTAGTCAATTTCCGTTAACATAAAGACTTTGTGGTCCTTATCAGGAGCACTCTCTACCTCTTCGTTCCCGTGTGCGTTCTCTTCGAGCTTTCCCTGCGCCTGCTCGTTAGATAATGCCGAGATAAAGTTGCCAACCAAGCCACCCCCTGTGGGCGAAGGACGACCGGCTGCCTTTTGAAGTTGCATGTGCGAGTTAGTTAGATTTGAAATCGCTAGCCATGCAAACCTGGTACACACTCGCGTCCGTATTCGTACTTTTGTTTGGGATGTGTTCCGATTTTTAGAGATTCGATTTCGCCATGCTGGTCTGCATGTTTTTTAGTGCGCTCCTGATATAAAATTGCGGCAGCAACAGAATCTAAAACGCAACTAACGTAACAAGAGCCATTAATGGAGTGTCAAAGTGAAAACCGAGTACCAGAAAACTCAATTAGTAATGTTGCAACAGACCATACTCCGCCCGAACCCCAAACGTCTTCGGTTTTGGACAAGCACCAGCAGCGGCACCAGCAGCGgcaccagcagcggcagctgaaACAACCGCAACAGCCACCGCAGTACGTCATAAATTCAGTGGCAATGCACGCCAAGGCGACCACGGCGAACTCCATCACGGGCGGCACGCTGCACCGTGCAAAAAGTGCGCAGGTAGGTCCAGAGGGGTATATCTATTGGATGGATAGTATCCAAGGAAGTGGATCGAAAGCGATGTGAGCGGGTCGCTTGTTGGAAGGTAAACCTAGTCGACAGGAACTGATATCGATACGCAAATAATATTGTGTGTGCGCTTTTCTTGCTGACTGTCTGCGAGGTGCGCCTAATCGGTTAAGAAACCCg
This genomic interval from Drosophila teissieri strain GT53w chromosome 3L, Prin_Dtei_1.1, whole genome shotgun sequence contains the following:
- the LOC122618513 gene encoding dynein axonemal intermediate chain 4, with the translated sequence MSASVRNTVTSQEYGSIFKSSNMDNELKKKSVVVTQAQAEETKAKKKDTTHYYNVETLAHLQYRSQIKVMDNVDGEEVDMTPKPIQDDAYVEQFMKYNLNVMHQMTNFTTMLGKSTTRSRTRSSVRAGIGGNKQSIDDLMNGIVYETINWEPYSTIEALEEAYEPKPYTKSFLKITLRKSDFFEIHSQTQTTVAKGSPEGDDAERDNRNYEYLTVGKGKIRRRSDNDAQTDTLLFTTRAVNTILITKATVSSYVSNFEMYDTLNNITKGFATSTMSSVKDLAAALAQTEDADTFEDDDAVAEKDKVTAQIERLFRNPEFRNAIMYMGRTLSSNTNEAGLRRFRNFDQVERWNAEAEYVYSMNLLFRLIPEPSKAERKAVSDIDFCRSNGDILAVGYGLYSFSSQHVPTSGSVFLWSIKNPGEPERAYYYDVPVTAISFSPFLPSLLAIGLYDGSVEVRDVSSLQDTPVAVSQRSTSPGSSPVVAIRWIKQVSNDDHEADIDPFLSLSQDGSVTRFRIIKSPFLLGFTQMILERIEGHPEGIFVHPSSRIPCESNRHPQGLSITTHPLHKDIYYVLTDEGCIHKCSINYQHQYLEVLRCHDGGVTVMEFSPWSPKLFLTCGNDWFVRIWIDGITRPLLELLDEMTPVHWAKWSPTHSTIIVTVNRETANIWDFRRNLLKPMSKHKMDSSFNTVARFSHCGRTLVIGNERGNTLFNALNDMPFSPHFQYDELEKAIFKAIGNDHELFMELKSIGFFGYPNKKAVF